A window of the Radiobacillus deserti genome harbors these coding sequences:
- the efp gene encoding elongation factor P, with the protein MISVNDFKTGLTIEVDGSIWQVIDFQHVKPGKGAAFVRSKLRNLRNGSIQEKTFRAGEKVARAHIENRKMQYLYASGDVHTFMDNASYEQLELQTSQIEYELKFLKENMEVNVITYQGETLGVDLPNNVELEVTETEPGIKGDTASGGTKPATLETGLTVQVPFFVNVGDVLVINTSDGKYVSRA; encoded by the coding sequence ATGATTTCAGTAAACGATTTTAAAACAGGATTAACAATTGAAGTAGATGGTTCTATATGGCAAGTTATTGACTTCCAACACGTAAAGCCGGGTAAAGGTGCGGCATTTGTACGTTCGAAGTTAAGAAATCTTCGTAATGGGAGTATTCAAGAGAAAACGTTCCGTGCGGGTGAAAAAGTGGCACGAGCACATATCGAAAATAGAAAAATGCAATATTTGTATGCATCTGGGGATGTCCATACATTCATGGATAATGCTTCTTACGAACAGCTTGAGCTACAAACTAGTCAAATAGAATACGAATTGAAATTTTTGAAAGAAAATATGGAAGTAAACGTCATCACATATCAAGGTGAAACGTTAGGTGTTGATCTTCCGAATAACGTGGAGCTGGAAGTAACAGAAACGGAGCCGGGTATTAAAGGAGATACAGCTAGTGGTGGAACAAAGCCTGCTACACTAGAAACAGGACTTACTGTACAGGTCCCGTTCTTCGTAAATGTTGGGGATGTTTTAGTTATTAATACAAGTGATGGTAAATACGTATCTAGAGCATAA
- a CDS encoding M24 family metallopeptidase, giving the protein MGKLDKLRKRLSEKNLDGILITNDKNRRYMTGFTGTAGVVLITQDKAILITDFRYIEQATEQASDYEIVEHKQSIVLEIADQINKFGLKQVGFEKEDLTYAIYESYREKLGVDLVPTSGLVETLRLIKTEDEIKILKSAAEIADAAFDHILTFIKPGVKEIDVSNELEFFMRKQGATSSSFDIIVASGKRSALPHGVASDKEIQSGELVTLDFGALYKGYCSDITRTVAVGSINDKLKEIYDIVLQAQIKGMEGIKAGITAKQADALTRDYIEDKGYGSYFGHSTGHGIGLDVHEGPGLSFRSEQVLEPGMVVTVEPGIYVADIGGCRIEDDTVVTKDGNETLTHSPKQFITL; this is encoded by the coding sequence ATGGGGAAACTAGACAAATTAAGAAAACGTTTAAGTGAGAAAAATTTGGACGGAATTTTAATTACAAATGATAAAAACAGAAGGTATATGACAGGCTTCACTGGAACAGCAGGAGTCGTGTTAATAACCCAGGATAAGGCCATATTAATAACAGATTTCCGCTACATAGAACAAGCAACAGAGCAAGCATCAGACTATGAGATTGTGGAACATAAACAATCCATTGTCCTAGAAATTGCCGACCAAATTAATAAATTCGGATTGAAGCAAGTAGGTTTTGAAAAAGAAGATCTTACATATGCAATTTATGAATCGTATCGGGAAAAGTTAGGCGTAGATCTTGTTCCAACTAGTGGTTTGGTGGAAACATTACGCTTGATTAAGACGGAAGATGAGATTAAGATATTAAAGTCAGCAGCAGAAATTGCCGACGCTGCTTTTGATCACATTCTGACTTTTATTAAACCAGGTGTGAAAGAAATAGATGTTTCCAACGAATTAGAATTCTTCATGAGAAAACAAGGTGCTACTTCTTCTAGTTTTGATATTATTGTAGCATCTGGGAAACGTTCTGCTCTTCCACATGGGGTAGCCTCTGACAAAGAAATTCAATCCGGAGAATTAGTTACGCTTGATTTTGGAGCACTATATAAGGGATATTGTTCGGATATTACACGTACAGTGGCAGTAGGCTCTATTAATGATAAATTGAAAGAAATCTACGACATTGTATTGCAAGCACAAATAAAAGGCATGGAAGGGATTAAAGCGGGAATCACTGCAAAACAGGCAGATGCATTAACAAGAGACTACATAGAGGATAAAGGCTATGGAAGTTATTTTGGTCATTCTACTGGACATGGAATTGGTTTAGATGTTCATGAAGGACCTGGTTTATCATTCCGTTCTGAGCAAGTGCTGGAACCTGGTATGGTAGTAACCGTCGAGCCGGGTATTTATGTTGCAGATATCGGTGGCTGCCGCATTGAAGATGACACGGTTGTAACGAAAGACGGCAATGAAACATTAACCCATTCACCAAAGCAATTCATTACATTATAA
- the aroQ gene encoding type II 3-dehydroquinate dehydratase, with translation MERLLILNGPNLNRLGKREPDIYGKETLKDIVEQVKRISTPFGVEVQDFQSNHEGELIDRLHSLDESYIGVVFNPGAYTHTSIALRDAITSISIPVIEVHISNVHKREEFRHTSLLAPVCIGQIVGLGVQGYELAARALLERK, from the coding sequence ATGGAACGCTTACTCATATTAAATGGACCTAACTTGAATCGGTTAGGGAAAAGAGAGCCAGACATTTATGGGAAAGAAACTTTGAAGGATATAGTGGAGCAGGTGAAACGGATCTCCACTCCATTTGGAGTAGAGGTTCAAGACTTTCAATCTAATCATGAAGGGGAATTGATTGATCGACTCCATAGTCTGGATGAAAGCTATATTGGAGTTGTTTTTAACCCAGGAGCCTATACACATACTAGCATTGCACTTCGTGATGCAATTACTTCTATATCTATCCCTGTTATAGAGGTCCATATCTCGAATGTACATAAAAGAGAGGAGTTCCGACACACGTCTCTTCTTGCGCCAGTATGTATAGGACAAATAGTCGGATTAGGTGTACAAGGATACGAGCTTGCTGCTCGTGCTTTGTTGGAACGTAAATAG
- a CDS encoding YqhR family membrane protein produces the protein MENKKLEQNKREKPKSLLTKSLLIGFVGGILWSSLGAIASYFNFTTVSPATFILHSWLDTPWSKGWSGELIAIFAIGLISIAVAFVYYLLFKKMVNIWQSAMFGGALWFVVFYLLNPIFWNVDKMTELSSNTIVTTICLYLLYGTFIGYSISYEYNDSQAQSS, from the coding sequence ATGGAAAACAAAAAATTAGAGCAAAATAAACGAGAAAAACCTAAATCCTTGTTAACTAAATCTCTTTTGATTGGCTTTGTTGGTGGGATTCTGTGGAGTTCTCTAGGAGCTATTGCATCTTATTTTAATTTTACAACAGTTTCACCAGCTACCTTTATCCTCCATTCATGGTTAGATACACCGTGGTCGAAAGGTTGGAGTGGAGAATTAATTGCGATATTTGCAATTGGCTTGATATCGATTGCTGTGGCCTTTGTTTATTATTTGCTTTTCAAAAAAATGGTGAATATTTGGCAAAGTGCTATGTTCGGGGGAGCCTTGTGGTTCGTCGTATTCTATTTATTAAACCCAATCTTTTGGAATGTAGACAAAATGACCGAGTTATCTAGTAATACAATCGTGACGACAATTTGCTTATATTTATTATACGGGACGTTTATTGGATATTCCATTTCTTATGAATACAATGATTCACAAGCACAATCTTCATAA
- a CDS encoding SA1362 family protein translates to MSRNKFTLFIYVIIGLAVFGFASQLVNNTASLVRGLLTTVVVGAILYGIVYVFFLRNRTSNELKKYKKAVRQSKAKYTNDGKNTYAQAAKKSSNRLIRRKNVKPKATHLRVIEGNKQKRKNRASF, encoded by the coding sequence ATGTCTCGTAATAAATTTACACTCTTTATATATGTCATCATTGGCTTGGCAGTTTTCGGATTTGCATCACAACTTGTCAACAACACCGCTTCTCTTGTAAGAGGTTTACTAACCACGGTGGTAGTTGGTGCTATTCTATATGGAATTGTGTACGTTTTCTTCTTAAGAAATCGTACCTCCAACGAGTTGAAGAAATACAAAAAGGCTGTCAGACAATCAAAAGCAAAATATACGAATGACGGAAAAAATACGTATGCTCAAGCCGCTAAAAAATCCTCAAACCGGCTTATAAGACGAAAAAATGTGAAACCAAAAGCTACCCATCTACGAGTAATTGAAGGGAACAAACAAAAACGAAAAAATCGAGCTTCCTTTTAA
- the mntR gene encoding transcriptional regulator MntR, producing MPTPSMEDYIEQIYMLIDSKGYARVSDIAEALQVHPSSVTKMVQKLDKDEYLNYEKYRGLILTSKGTKIGKRLVYRHELLEQFLELIGVDKENIYEDVEGIEHHLSWNSIDRIGDLVQYLEENPERVKELEIYHRNSENK from the coding sequence ATGCCAACTCCAAGTATGGAAGACTATATAGAGCAAATATACATGTTAATTGACTCCAAAGGATACGCCAGGGTATCGGATATTGCAGAAGCTTTGCAAGTTCATCCATCCTCCGTTACAAAAATGGTACAAAAGCTGGATAAAGATGAATACTTAAATTATGAAAAGTATAGAGGATTAATTCTAACTTCTAAAGGAACAAAAATAGGAAAAAGACTTGTTTATCGTCACGAATTACTAGAACAATTTCTAGAATTAATTGGAGTGGACAAGGAAAACATCTATGAAGATGTGGAAGGAATAGAACACCATTTAAGCTGGAATTCTATAGATCGTATTGGTGATCTCGTTCAGTACCTAGAAGAAAACCCTGAGAGGGTAAAAGAATTAGAAATTTATCATCGAAACAGTGAGAATAAGTAA
- a CDS encoding vitamin B12-dependent ribonucleotide reductase translates to MSTVTDVSMEINVERLNQDIRQFPQVHPITNDMKTTHQGVSRLVMLDRYAFKDTEKITLTIGDFVVLTVKADPKFPARGLGFVKSIDWKNKVADIHVAKEFQSVLDDEQEIETGIITRSLDVIDKPLEVFYEQIALRNATGLSKVEQTEEKQQKWFEHFYHELSNLNFIPAGRVLYGAGSDTEVTYFNCYVMPFVKDSREGISDHRKQVMEIMSRGGGVGTNGSTLRPRNTLARGVNGKSSGSVSWLDDIAKLTHLVEQGGSRRGAQMIMLADWHPDIMEFIISKMQNPRILRFLIENSEDELIKQLAKDKLKFIPLTAIEQDIYQGIINYKNMPGLGGFSEQAIKEAEEKLHIGGTYSVHNSEFLTGANISVCLTKDFMDAVENDKEYELRFPYVESYTEEQMKDYNEKWHEIGDVRKWGEMGYPVRVYRKVKAKELWNLINICATYSAEPGIFFIDNANDMTNAKAYGQQVVATNPCGEQPLAPYSVCNLAAVNLAAVADKRRKSIDFDKLIQTVKTGVRMQDNVIDATPYFLEENKKQALGERRIGLGVMGLHDLLIYCETEYGSEEGNRLVDKIFETIATTAYRESIELAKEKGSFPFLIGETNEETQQLRENFIQTGFMKKMPEDIHQDILKYGIRNSHLLTVAPTGSTGTMVGVSTGLEPYFSFSYFRSGRLGKFMEVKADIVQEYLDKNPDQDPEQLPHWFVTAMELSPEAHADTQCVIQKWVDSSISKTVNAPRGYSVEEVESVYRRLYKGGAKGGTVYVDGSRDTQVLTLKAEDNSFEESETTSNKPHVVLLDTVHELEKTQVTIGSEVGDTCPVCRKGTVEDIGGCNTCTNCNAQLKCGL, encoded by the coding sequence ATGAGTACTGTTACAGATGTGTCGATGGAGATTAATGTCGAAAGGTTGAATCAAGATATTCGTCAATTCCCACAAGTACATCCCATTACAAACGACATGAAGACAACCCATCAAGGGGTATCAAGACTAGTCATGCTGGATCGCTATGCGTTTAAAGACACAGAAAAAATAACATTAACAATTGGTGATTTTGTTGTTTTAACCGTGAAAGCAGATCCGAAATTTCCAGCTAGAGGGTTAGGCTTTGTGAAGTCTATCGATTGGAAAAACAAAGTGGCAGATATTCATGTGGCCAAAGAATTTCAATCTGTATTGGATGATGAACAAGAAATAGAAACAGGTATTATCACACGTTCCTTAGATGTTATAGATAAACCACTTGAAGTTTTTTATGAACAAATTGCGTTGAGAAATGCGACTGGACTCTCTAAAGTAGAACAAACCGAAGAAAAACAACAAAAATGGTTCGAGCACTTCTATCACGAATTATCCAATTTGAACTTTATTCCAGCTGGACGAGTGTTATACGGGGCAGGTTCTGATACAGAAGTAACGTATTTTAACTGTTATGTTATGCCTTTTGTCAAAGACTCTCGTGAAGGAATATCGGACCATCGAAAACAAGTGATGGAAATTATGAGTCGTGGTGGAGGAGTTGGAACAAATGGATCAACACTTCGTCCAAGAAACACGCTAGCAAGAGGGGTAAACGGAAAATCCTCTGGTTCTGTATCTTGGTTGGATGACATCGCGAAACTTACACACCTAGTAGAGCAAGGTGGTTCAAGACGCGGAGCACAAATGATTATGTTGGCAGATTGGCACCCTGACATAATGGAATTCATTATTTCCAAAATGCAAAATCCAAGAATACTTAGATTTTTAATAGAGAATTCGGAAGATGAGCTTATCAAACAACTTGCTAAGGATAAACTGAAATTCATACCTCTCACTGCAATTGAACAGGATATATATCAAGGAATCATAAACTACAAAAACATGCCTGGCTTAGGCGGTTTCTCAGAGCAAGCTATTAAAGAAGCGGAAGAAAAGCTTCATATTGGTGGCACGTATAGCGTTCATAACTCAGAGTTCTTAACAGGTGCGAACATTTCCGTTTGTCTGACGAAAGACTTCATGGATGCAGTGGAAAACGATAAAGAATATGAATTGCGTTTTCCTTATGTGGAAAGCTACACAGAGGAACAAATGAAAGATTATAACGAAAAGTGGCATGAAATTGGAGATGTCCGTAAGTGGGGAGAAATGGGTTATCCGGTACGAGTCTATCGTAAGGTGAAAGCAAAAGAACTATGGAACTTAATTAATATTTGTGCTACGTATTCAGCGGAGCCAGGAATTTTCTTTATTGATAACGCGAATGATATGACCAATGCAAAAGCATATGGACAACAAGTAGTAGCAACTAATCCTTGCGGTGAACAACCATTAGCGCCATATTCCGTATGTAATTTAGCGGCCGTTAATTTAGCCGCAGTTGCCGATAAAAGAAGGAAAAGTATTGACTTTGACAAGTTAATCCAGACGGTCAAAACTGGTGTGCGGATGCAAGATAACGTCATAGATGCAACACCATACTTCTTAGAAGAAAACAAAAAGCAAGCATTAGGGGAGCGTCGAATTGGTTTAGGTGTTATGGGCCTTCACGATCTATTAATATACTGTGAAACAGAGTATGGTTCGGAGGAAGGAAATCGACTAGTTGATAAGATTTTTGAAACGATTGCAACAACTGCATATCGCGAATCTATCGAGCTAGCAAAAGAGAAGGGGAGTTTTCCATTCCTAATTGGTGAAACAAATGAAGAAACCCAACAACTTAGAGAAAACTTTATTCAAACAGGTTTTATGAAAAAGATGCCAGAAGATATCCATCAAGATATACTGAAGTACGGCATCCGTAACTCTCACCTTCTGACGGTAGCACCAACTGGAAGTACAGGTACAATGGTTGGAGTAAGTACTGGACTTGAACCATACTTCTCCTTTTCTTATTTCAGAAGTGGTCGTCTAGGAAAATTTATGGAGGTAAAAGCTGATATTGTGCAAGAATATCTAGATAAGAACCCTGATCAAGATCCAGAACAGTTACCCCATTGGTTTGTCACAGCAATGGAACTTTCACCTGAAGCTCACGCAGATACACAATGTGTGATTCAAAAATGGGTAGATAGCTCTATTTCTAAAACAGTGAATGCACCGAGAGGGTATTCAGTTGAGGAAGTGGAAAGTGTATATCGTCGTTTGTACAAAGGGGGAGCAAAAGGCGGAACGGTGTATGTAGATGGTAGTCGTGATACACAAGTGTTAACGTTAAAAGCAGAAGATAATAGCTTTGAGGAATCGGAGACTACTTCTAATAAACCTCATGTTGTTTTGTTGGATACAGTCCATGAGCTTGAGAAAACACAAGTAACCATTGGCTCAGAGGTTGGTGACACGTGTCCGGTTTGTCGAAAAGGGACAGTGGAAGATATCGGTGGATGCAATACATGTACGAATTGTAATGCTCAATTAAAATGTGGATTATAA
- a CDS encoding rhodanese-like domain-containing protein — translation MEVLIAAVVAFIVFTVYRYFRQKKILTTLTEEEFINGYRKAQLIDVREPKEYDGGHILGARNIPMSQLSQRMPEIRKDQPVYLYCQSGARSTRAAFMLHKKGYRDLYQLQNGFKKWNGKIKKSKKAY, via the coding sequence ATGGAAGTATTAATTGCAGCAGTTGTTGCTTTTATTGTATTTACAGTATATCGGTACTTTAGACAGAAAAAGATTCTAACAACCCTTACAGAAGAAGAGTTTATAAATGGATATCGTAAAGCACAGCTCATTGACGTTAGAGAACCAAAAGAATATGACGGTGGACATATTCTTGGTGCTAGAAATATACCAATGTCCCAATTAAGTCAAAGAATGCCTGAAATTCGTAAAGATCAGCCGGTATATCTCTATTGTCAAAGTGGTGCTCGTTCTACACGTGCTGCTTTTATGTTGCACAAGAAAGGGTATCGCGATTTATATCAATTACAAAACGGCTTCAAAAAATGGAACGGAAAAATTAAAAAATCTAAAAAAGCTTATTAA
- the gcvPB gene encoding aminomethyl-transferring glycine dehydrogenase subunit GcvPB: MHNEDFPLIFEHSQPGRTSFSLPALDVPETDLEDVFEKTYIRETEAELPELSELQVIRHYTALSKRNHGVDSGFYPLGSCTMKYNPKINEDVARLEGFSHIHPYQDGKTVQGAMEMLYDLQTSLAEITGMHEVSLQPAAGAHGEWTGLMMIRAFHEANGDFHRTKVIVPDSAHGTNPASATVAGFESVTVQSNENGLVDLEDLKRVVGNDTAALMLTNPNTLGLFEEHILEMAEIVHEAGGKLYYDGANLNAIMGYARPGDMGFDVVHLNLHKTFTGPHGGGGPGSGPVGVSEELARFLPKPVLTKVEETYIFDYDRPDSIGRVKPYYGNFGINLRAYTYIRTMGAEGLKKVSEYAVLNANYMMRRLEKEYHLPYNQHCKHEFVLSGKNQKKLGVRTLDIAKRLLDFGFHPPTIYFPLNVEEALMVEPTETEAKETLDEFIDTMLQIAQEAKNNPEIVQEAPYTTVVKRMDETTAARKPILRYTTQ; this comes from the coding sequence GTGCATAATGAAGACTTTCCATTAATTTTTGAACATAGTCAGCCTGGTAGAACAAGCTTCAGTCTACCAGCATTAGATGTTCCAGAAACAGATTTGGAGGACGTTTTTGAAAAGACGTACATTCGTGAAACAGAAGCAGAACTTCCTGAATTGAGTGAGTTACAAGTAATTCGTCACTACACGGCTTTATCTAAGCGTAACCATGGAGTAGATTCTGGATTTTATCCGCTTGGTTCCTGTACGATGAAATATAATCCGAAAATAAATGAAGATGTAGCACGCTTAGAAGGATTCAGCCATATTCACCCATATCAAGATGGTAAAACGGTGCAAGGTGCAATGGAAATGCTGTATGATTTGCAAACCTCTTTAGCCGAAATAACCGGAATGCATGAAGTGTCTCTACAGCCAGCTGCAGGTGCACATGGAGAGTGGACGGGGCTCATGATGATTCGTGCATTTCATGAAGCGAACGGTGACTTTCACCGTACTAAGGTGATTGTTCCAGACTCTGCTCACGGTACGAATCCAGCTTCTGCCACAGTTGCGGGTTTTGAGTCCGTTACCGTTCAGTCTAATGAAAATGGACTCGTTGATTTAGAGGACTTAAAACGTGTGGTAGGCAATGATACAGCAGCTCTTATGCTTACCAATCCAAATACCCTCGGCCTTTTTGAAGAGCATATTCTGGAGATGGCGGAAATCGTGCATGAAGCTGGCGGAAAGCTTTATTACGATGGTGCGAATTTAAACGCAATTATGGGATATGCCAGACCTGGAGATATGGGGTTTGACGTTGTTCACTTAAACCTACACAAAACATTTACTGGCCCACACGGTGGTGGAGGACCTGGGTCTGGTCCAGTTGGGGTTTCAGAAGAGTTGGCAAGATTTCTACCAAAACCTGTTTTAACAAAGGTAGAGGAAACGTATATCTTTGACTATGATCGTCCAGATTCAATCGGTCGTGTAAAGCCTTATTATGGGAACTTCGGAATTAATCTACGTGCCTACACCTATATTCGTACAATGGGAGCAGAAGGTCTGAAAAAGGTAAGTGAATATGCTGTGTTAAACGCAAATTATATGATGCGACGTCTGGAAAAGGAATATCATCTTCCATATAATCAGCATTGTAAGCATGAGTTTGTGTTATCAGGTAAAAATCAGAAAAAGCTCGGGGTTCGTACATTAGATATTGCGAAGCGTCTGTTGGATTTTGGCTTCCACCCACCTACCATTTACTTCCCACTTAATGTGGAGGAAGCACTGATGGTTGAACCTACTGAAACAGAAGCGAAAGAAACGTTAGACGAGTTTATTGATACGATGTTACAAATTGCTCAAGAAGCAAAAAATAATCCTGAGATTGTTCAGGAAGCACCATATACAACAGTTGTAAAACGGATGGATGAAACAACTGCGGCTAGAAAACCAATTCTACGTTATACAACACAATAA
- the gcvPA gene encoding aminomethyl-transferring glycine dehydrogenase subunit GcvPA, with translation MEFRYLPMTESDKKAMLDTIGIQSTEELFSDIPEKVRFQGELNLKKPTSEYELMKELSVLAQKNVSLKSHTSFLGAGVYDHYIPSVVDHVISRSEFYTAYTPYQPEISQGELQAIFEFQTMISELTGMDVANSSMYDGGTALAEAVNLSAAQTKRKKILVSKAIHPESRAVIDTYAKGPELEIIEIDVKDGVTDLDSLKEQLDEDTASVVLQYPNFFGQVEPLADVQQLLTNQKKTMFIVSSNPLALGYITPPGQFGADIVVGDAQVFGIPAQFGGPHCGYFATTSKLMRKVPGRLVGQTVDEDGKRGFVLTLQAREQHIRRDKATSNICSNQALNALAASVAMSSLGKQGVKKMAWLNIQKTYYAKQALEAAGFTVKYKGSTFNELVVELSKPVSIVNEQLLEKGIIGGYDLGLVQEDWHNHMLIAVTEIRTKEEIDTFIKEVGDICA, from the coding sequence ATGGAATTTCGTTATCTACCGATGACAGAGTCAGATAAAAAAGCGATGTTAGACACGATAGGCATTCAATCCACGGAAGAATTATTTTCAGATATTCCAGAAAAGGTTCGTTTTCAAGGAGAATTAAATCTTAAAAAACCTACTAGTGAATATGAACTGATGAAGGAGTTATCCGTATTAGCACAGAAAAACGTCTCCCTTAAAAGTCATACGTCCTTTTTAGGGGCAGGTGTTTATGACCATTATATCCCATCTGTTGTCGATCACGTTATTTCGAGATCGGAGTTTTACACAGCGTACACACCATATCAACCAGAAATATCACAGGGAGAACTGCAAGCAATATTTGAATTTCAAACGATGATTAGTGAATTAACTGGAATGGATGTCGCGAATTCTTCTATGTACGATGGTGGAACCGCATTAGCGGAAGCAGTAAATTTAAGTGCTGCTCAAACAAAGAGAAAGAAAATTCTCGTATCGAAAGCGATTCATCCTGAATCAAGAGCCGTTATAGATACCTATGCAAAAGGGCCTGAACTAGAAATCATAGAAATTGATGTGAAAGATGGGGTTACAGATTTAGATTCTTTAAAAGAGCAACTAGACGAAGATACAGCAAGTGTCGTTTTACAGTATCCGAATTTCTTTGGTCAAGTCGAACCATTAGCGGATGTGCAACAATTGCTAACAAATCAAAAGAAAACAATGTTTATTGTGTCCAGTAACCCCCTAGCATTAGGTTATATAACCCCACCTGGACAATTTGGTGCTGACATTGTCGTTGGAGATGCTCAAGTATTTGGGATTCCTGCACAGTTTGGTGGGCCACACTGTGGATATTTTGCAACAACGTCGAAGCTTATGAGAAAAGTGCCAGGTCGATTAGTTGGGCAAACGGTGGATGAAGATGGTAAGCGTGGCTTTGTATTAACTTTACAAGCACGTGAACAACATATCCGTCGTGACAAAGCAACCTCTAACATTTGTTCAAATCAAGCTCTTAACGCGTTAGCTGCTTCGGTTGCCATGAGCTCTCTAGGGAAGCAAGGGGTTAAAAAAATGGCCTGGTTAAACATACAAAAAACATACTACGCCAAACAAGCATTAGAAGCTGCAGGGTTTACCGTGAAATATAAAGGTTCAACCTTTAACGAGCTTGTCGTCGAATTATCTAAACCCGTATCTATAGTAAATGAACAGCTACTGGAAAAAGGAATTATTGGAGGCTATGACTTGGGTCTCGTGCAAGAGGACTGGCACAATCACATGTTAATTGCAGTTACCGAGATACGAACAAAAGAAGAAATCGATACATTTATTAAGGAAGTGGGGGATATCTGTGCATAA
- the gcvT gene encoding glycine cleavage system aminomethyltransferase GcvT, with protein MPDLKRTPVYPVYEKYGAKTIDFGGWDLPVQFSGIKKEHEATRNVAGLFDVSHMGEIMVEGPKSEHFLQKMLTNDVAKLSPKKAQYTVMCYETGGTVDDLIVYMLEESKYLLVVNAANTDKDFDWLLQHQIEGVTITNVSSEYVQLALQGPKAEQVLQSLTETELSTIRFFTFESPVYFTGIDQPAIVSRTGYTGEDGFEIYVDTQAGTALWDIILGAGKEIGVEPIGLGARDTLRFEANLALYGQELSKDISPIEAGIGFAVKTDKEADFIGKAILKEQKEKGTKRKLVGIEMMDKGIPRHGYKVYAHDEEIGFVTTGTQSPTLKKNIGLALLNTDFTELETEVFVEVRNKRLKAKVVETPFYKRKN; from the coding sequence ATGCCAGATTTAAAACGTACACCGGTCTATCCGGTATATGAAAAATATGGTGCCAAAACGATTGACTTTGGCGGCTGGGATTTACCAGTTCAATTTTCCGGGATTAAGAAAGAGCATGAAGCGACAAGAAATGTAGCGGGATTGTTTGATGTTTCCCATATGGGTGAAATCATGGTAGAAGGTCCCAAAAGTGAGCATTTCCTGCAAAAGATGCTGACCAATGACGTAGCCAAGTTGTCTCCAAAAAAGGCTCAATACACCGTTATGTGCTATGAAACTGGAGGAACCGTAGATGATTTGATCGTGTATATGTTAGAGGAGTCTAAATACTTGTTAGTCGTGAATGCAGCAAACACAGACAAAGACTTCGATTGGTTACTTCAGCACCAAATAGAAGGGGTTACAATCACCAATGTATCCTCAGAATATGTACAGCTAGCATTGCAAGGACCGAAAGCAGAACAAGTACTCCAATCATTAACAGAGACTGAATTATCCACTATCAGGTTCTTTACATTCGAATCGCCAGTTTACTTCACAGGTATCGATCAACCAGCTATTGTATCTCGTACTGGATATACAGGGGAAGACGGATTCGAAATATACGTGGACACACAAGCGGGTACAGCGTTATGGGATATAATTTTGGGCGCTGGAAAGGAAATAGGAGTAGAGCCGATAGGATTAGGTGCAAGAGATACCCTTCGCTTTGAAGCAAATCTAGCTCTATACGGACAAGAGCTCAGTAAAGATATATCTCCGATTGAAGCGGGTATTGGATTTGCTGTTAAAACAGATAAGGAAGCCGATTTCATTGGAAAAGCAATCTTAAAAGAACAAAAAGAAAAAGGAACTAAACGAAAGCTAGTCGGAATTGAAATGATGGACAAAGGTATCCCGCGACATGGATACAAGGTGTATGCCCATGACGAAGAAATAGGGTTTGTTACGACTGGAACACAGTCTCCTACACTAAAGAAGAATATTGGTTTAGCGCTTCTTAACACGGATTTTACAGAACTCGAAACAGAAGTGTTCGTGGAAGTTCGGAACAAGAGGTTGAAAGCAAAAGTAGTAGAGACACCATTCTATAAGAGAAAGAATTAG